A DNA window from Vibrio tarriae contains the following coding sequences:
- a CDS encoding LysR family transcriptional regulator codes for MKALNDLNLFVETARQGSFSKAANSLSLTTAAVSAAIRRLEEQVQFPLFVRSTRHIRLTHEGEIFLAKTQTALATLQEGLDQIACARGQLAGQLHISTPSDLGRNLLLDWIDEFIALHPNVTVKLDLSDRLTDMYANPVDIAIRYGQPADSNLVAMLLCDSNERVLCASPEYLATHPPILHPDDLQHHNCLCFMLADTLHNKWILSRNGETHSVVVQGNPACNDGEVVHRLAVKGKGIANKSLMDISQDIIDGRLVRILPEWESGPVPIYMVCADRRLITPTIRAFQEFIREKGCQQRRAVLTAIQEREQNPR; via the coding sequence ATGAAAGCACTCAATGATTTGAATTTGTTTGTCGAAACGGCGCGCCAAGGCAGTTTTTCTAAAGCGGCCAACAGCCTATCACTTACAACCGCCGCCGTGAGCGCTGCGATCCGCCGCTTGGAAGAGCAAGTGCAATTTCCGCTGTTTGTGCGCTCAACGCGACATATTCGTTTAACTCATGAGGGTGAAATCTTTCTCGCGAAAACCCAAACCGCGCTGGCCACCTTGCAAGAGGGTTTGGATCAGATCGCTTGTGCGCGTGGCCAGTTGGCTGGACAACTGCACATCAGCACGCCTTCCGATTTAGGGCGTAATTTGCTGCTCGACTGGATTGATGAATTTATCGCGCTGCACCCTAATGTCACCGTGAAACTGGATCTCTCCGATCGTCTGACGGATATGTACGCCAATCCGGTCGATATCGCGATTCGTTATGGTCAGCCCGCCGATTCCAATTTAGTCGCCATGTTGCTGTGCGATTCTAACGAGCGCGTATTGTGTGCTTCGCCAGAGTATTTGGCCACTCACCCGCCCATTCTGCATCCTGACGATTTACAGCATCACAACTGTCTGTGCTTTATGTTGGCCGATACGCTACACAACAAATGGATTTTGAGTCGCAATGGTGAAACGCACAGTGTGGTGGTGCAAGGCAACCCTGCCTGTAATGATGGCGAAGTGGTACACAGATTGGCGGTAAAAGGCAAAGGGATTGCCAATAAATCGCTGATGGACATCAGTCAGGACATTATTGATGGGCGTTTAGTGCGGATTTTGCCGGAATGGGAAAGCGGCCCAGTACCCATTTATATGGTGTGTGCCGATCGCCGTTTGATCACCCCAACCATTCGCGCTTTTCAGGAGTTCATTCGTGAAAAAGGCTGCCAACAACGACGTGCGGTGCTGACAGCCATTCAAGAGCGAGAGCAAAATCCTCGTTAG
- a CDS encoding putative quinol monooxygenase: MIHLLAEIKAFPDSAQQVQALLEALLEPSRNEEGCCQYELYRDNSIEGLFLMQEIWCSEESLQKHQQSDHFQHFQQKIGEREMLEYLQLRPLTFVG; this comes from the coding sequence ATGATCCATTTACTCGCAGAAATCAAAGCCTTCCCTGATTCGGCGCAGCAAGTGCAAGCTCTGCTCGAAGCGCTCCTTGAGCCTAGTCGTAATGAAGAGGGGTGCTGCCAATATGAGCTGTATCGTGACAACTCGATTGAGGGGCTGTTTTTAATGCAGGAAATTTGGTGCTCGGAAGAGAGCTTGCAAAAGCACCAACAGAGCGACCATTTCCAGCATTTTCAGCAAAAGATCGGTGAGCGCGAGATGTTGGAATACCTCCAGTTACGCCCACTGACTTTTGTTGGCTAA
- the nfsB gene encoding oxygen-insensitive NAD(P)H nitroreductase codes for MNIVQASQSRYSTKAFDASRKLSEQQVADLKELVRMSASSVNSQPWHFILAGSDEGKARIAKATQGGFSFNERKILDASHVMVFCAKTSIDDAYLLSLLENEDKDGRFANEEAKNGMHGGRSYFVNLHRETLNDAEHWMQKQVYLNVGTLLLGAAAMGIDAVPIEGFDAQVLNEEFGLTEKGFNSVVIVPLGFHSEDDFNAKLPKSRWPAEAVFTEL; via the coding sequence ATGAATATTGTACAAGCGTCGCAGTCTCGCTATTCCACTAAAGCGTTTGACGCTAGCCGCAAGCTGTCTGAACAGCAAGTTGCAGATTTGAAAGAGTTGGTACGCATGAGTGCCTCTAGCGTGAACTCGCAACCTTGGCATTTTATTCTGGCCGGCAGTGATGAAGGCAAAGCACGCATTGCCAAAGCAACGCAAGGCGGTTTTTCGTTTAACGAGCGCAAAATTTTAGATGCATCGCACGTGATGGTGTTTTGTGCCAAAACCAGCATTGATGATGCTTATCTGCTCTCACTGCTGGAGAACGAAGATAAAGATGGCCGTTTTGCGAATGAAGAAGCAAAAAATGGCATGCATGGCGGACGCAGCTATTTCGTTAATCTACACCGTGAGACCCTGAACGATGCTGAGCACTGGATGCAAAAACAAGTTTACCTCAACGTGGGTACACTGCTACTGGGTGCTGCGGCGATGGGGATTGATGCGGTTCCGATTGAAGGCTTTGATGCTCAAGTGCTGAACGAAGAGTTTGGCTTAACCGAAAAAGGCTTCAACAGCGTGGTGATTGTACCACTAGGATTCCACAGTGAAGACGACTTCAACGCCAAACTACCTAAATCACGTTGGCCTGCGGAAGCGGTCTTTACCGAGCTGTAA
- a CDS encoding efflux RND transporter permease subunit: MDSRLGISGRIAAAFQNSAMTPLLALVGLLMGLFAVMVTPKEEEPQIDVTFADVYIPFPGASPREVESLVTTPAEQVISEIEGIDKIYSFSQPDGAMIVAIFKVGVPRNDAVVRIYNKLYSNKDWMPQGVGVGEPIIKPKGIEDVPIVTITLADKSDRFDQQQLTQVAHGLETELKRIPGTRDIYTIGGQNTIVDVRLDPAKMNGFGITLDQLNQSLPAANQSSPMLRLTHDNQEFPVQVGQFLTRVEEVKQLVVGLHNGKPVYLDDIATVSFGVNTPTQNVWTGDRDGIHPAVTIAVAKKGGENAVDVAKAVEARLVSLENQLIPQGIDVDITRDYGQTAADKSNTLIGKLAFATTAVVILVLLTMGWRESIVVGMAIIVTLMITLFASWAWGFTLNRVSLFALIFSIGILVDDAIVVVENIHRHMAMGKRKLSELIPPAVDEVGGPTILATLTVIAALLPMAFVSGLMGPYMSPIPINASMGMLISLAVAFVLSPWLAGKFLKAGHHHEEGKAANGIFHKIMSPFVTAPKQGRNRLFLLLTILALIAGSVMLPVFQAVVLKMLPFDNKSEFQIVLDMPEGSSLEKTQRVLFEMGVALNDVPEVRDYQIYAGTAAPINFNGLVRHYFMRNQANQGDIQVNLLGRKERHRDSHTIASQLRPQLNEIAQRFGGKVKVVEVPPGPPVWSPILAEVYGPTQEIRNEAARQVREIFRETKDIVDVDMYLPERHEKWQVVIDRSKAAHLQVPYASIVDALATAVGGKPITYLHSEHSKYPIPIQIQAIETAKVRLEQVLNMKVGSPNGHAYPLSDLVEVRQTRMDDYIVHKNLVPMVMVVGDMSGELDSPLYGMFEIGFALDEQMGLAQYYIHQPDGLSGVAVAWDGEWTVTYETFRDMGIAYAVGMVLIYLLVVAQFKSYLVPLIIMAPIPLTIIGVMPGHALLGAQFTATSMIGMIALAGIIVRNSILLVDFINQQVEQGMAFSEAVIQSAAVRAKPIMLTALAAMIGAVFILDDPIFNGLAISLIFGIFVSTVLTLLVIPVLYYVVMRKRFSAH, encoded by the coding sequence ATGGATAGTCGACTCGGTATTTCGGGTCGCATCGCTGCGGCCTTTCAAAATTCAGCCATGACACCACTGCTTGCCTTAGTCGGTTTGCTGATGGGGTTATTTGCGGTTATGGTGACGCCGAAAGAAGAAGAGCCGCAGATTGATGTGACGTTTGCGGATGTCTATATTCCGTTTCCCGGCGCTTCCCCTCGTGAAGTGGAAAGTTTGGTGACAACGCCAGCAGAGCAAGTTATCTCAGAGATTGAAGGGATCGATAAGATCTACTCATTCTCTCAACCGGATGGCGCGATGATCGTTGCCATTTTCAAAGTGGGTGTGCCACGTAATGATGCGGTGGTGCGCATCTACAACAAACTCTATTCCAATAAAGATTGGATGCCGCAAGGTGTTGGCGTGGGTGAGCCCATTATCAAACCGAAAGGAATTGAAGATGTCCCGATTGTCACCATCACCTTGGCAGATAAGAGTGATCGCTTCGATCAGCAGCAACTGACGCAAGTGGCGCACGGTTTAGAAACCGAGCTTAAGCGCATTCCCGGTACACGCGATATTTATACCATCGGCGGGCAGAACACCATTGTCGATGTTCGACTGGATCCCGCCAAAATGAACGGCTTTGGCATCACCTTAGATCAACTCAATCAAAGTCTGCCGGCGGCGAATCAAAGCTCACCGATGCTGCGTTTAACCCATGATAACCAAGAGTTCCCGGTGCAAGTTGGCCAGTTTTTAACTCGGGTGGAAGAGGTCAAACAACTGGTGGTTGGGTTACATAACGGCAAGCCCGTTTATCTGGACGATATTGCGACCGTTTCCTTTGGCGTCAACACGCCCACTCAAAATGTATGGACAGGCGATCGCGACGGTATTCATCCTGCAGTTACGATTGCGGTGGCTAAGAAAGGGGGAGAAAACGCGGTCGATGTCGCCAAAGCGGTGGAAGCTCGCCTAGTCAGCCTTGAAAACCAACTGATCCCGCAAGGGATTGATGTGGATATCACTCGTGATTACGGACAAACTGCCGCCGATAAAAGCAATACTTTGATTGGTAAACTCGCTTTCGCCACCACGGCAGTGGTGATTTTGGTGCTGCTGACCATGGGCTGGCGTGAATCCATTGTGGTTGGTATGGCCATCATCGTTACCCTGATGATTACCCTGTTTGCGTCTTGGGCATGGGGTTTTACTCTCAACCGAGTCTCATTGTTCGCGCTGATTTTCTCCATCGGTATCTTGGTCGATGATGCGATTGTGGTGGTGGAGAACATTCACCGGCATATGGCGATGGGCAAACGCAAGTTGTCGGAACTCATTCCCCCTGCGGTAGATGAAGTCGGTGGGCCAACCATTCTTGCTACCCTAACTGTTATTGCGGCCTTGTTGCCGATGGCGTTTGTGTCAGGTTTGATGGGGCCGTACATGAGCCCAATTCCAATTAACGCGTCAATGGGGATGCTGATTTCCCTTGCGGTAGCCTTTGTACTTTCTCCTTGGCTGGCGGGTAAATTCCTCAAGGCGGGGCATCATCATGAAGAAGGCAAAGCGGCGAATGGCATTTTCCACAAAATTATGTCGCCTTTTGTCACTGCACCAAAACAGGGGCGTAACCGACTGTTTTTGCTGCTGACCATTCTGGCTCTGATTGCCGGTTCCGTAATGCTACCAGTGTTCCAAGCCGTAGTGTTGAAAATGCTGCCGTTTGATAACAAATCGGAATTCCAGATTGTGCTCGATATGCCCGAAGGCAGTTCGCTAGAAAAAACACAACGGGTGCTGTTTGAGATGGGGGTGGCGCTGAATGACGTTCCTGAAGTGCGGGATTACCAAATTTATGCCGGCACGGCTGCACCAATTAACTTCAACGGTTTAGTGCGCCATTACTTTATGCGTAACCAAGCCAACCAAGGCGATATTCAAGTCAACTTGCTGGGGCGCAAAGAGCGCCATCGCGATAGCCACACCATTGCTAGTCAACTGCGCCCACAACTGAATGAAATTGCGCAGCGTTTTGGCGGCAAAGTCAAAGTGGTAGAAGTGCCGCCAGGGCCGCCAGTTTGGTCGCCGATTCTGGCGGAAGTGTATGGCCCAACTCAAGAAATTCGTAACGAAGCCGCACGCCAAGTGCGTGAAATTTTCCGTGAAACGAAAGATATTGTTGATGTGGATATGTACTTGCCGGAAAGGCATGAGAAATGGCAGGTGGTGATTGATCGCAGCAAGGCTGCGCATCTGCAAGTGCCTTATGCCTCAATTGTCGATGCGTTGGCGACCGCGGTGGGCGGCAAACCCATCACTTACTTGCACAGTGAACACAGCAAGTACCCGATTCCGATCCAGATTCAAGCCATTGAAACCGCAAAGGTGCGTTTAGAGCAGGTGCTGAATATGAAAGTCGGTAGCCCAAACGGTCACGCTTATCCGCTTTCCGATCTGGTTGAGGTGCGCCAAACCCGTATGGACGACTACATCGTGCACAAAAACTTGGTGCCTATGGTGATGGTGGTCGGCGATATGTCAGGCGAGCTGGATAGCCCACTGTACGGCATGTTTGAGATTGGTTTTGCGCTGGATGAGCAAATGGGATTGGCGCAGTACTACATCCATCAACCCGATGGCCTAAGCGGTGTTGCGGTGGCATGGGATGGCGAATGGACGGTGACTTACGAAACCTTCCGCGATATGGGTATTGCTTACGCAGTGGGTATGGTGCTGATTTATCTGCTGGTGGTTGCGCAGTTTAAATCTTATCTGGTGCCGCTGATTATCATGGCTCCAATCCCACTGACCATCATTGGCGTGATGCCCGGCCATGCGTTGTTGGGCGCGCAATTTACCGCCACCTCCATGATTGGGATGATTGCGTTGGCGGGGATCATTGTGCGTAACTCCATCTTGTTGGTGGACTTTATTAACCAACAGGTCGAGCAGGGCATGGCCTTCTCAGAAGCCGTGATTCAGTCGGCGGCAGTGAGAGCCAAACCGATCATGCTGACCGCCTTGGCGGCCATGATTGGCGCAGTATTTATCCTCGATGATCCTATCTTCAATGGTCTGGCGATCAGCTTGATCTTCGGGATTTTCGTCTCAACTGTACTGACCTTGTTGGTGATTCCGGTGCTCTATTACGTGGTGATGCGTAAACGCTTCTCGGCACATTAA
- a CDS encoding efflux RND transporter periplasmic adaptor subunit yields the protein MKALSWSIALVLASSGYAQNQDSNELFTVKTESISQVVELDGVVQPVNQGSLAAQTSGRVVSLYVDVNDYVKKGQVLLEISAVQQSASLDAAKAQLASANAQNREAQAQLNRYRQLFPKGAISKDQMDSAEARARSADAAVKSAQAAVEQAKESLGYTNITAPYDGIVTKRMVELGETVAPGTPLLSGFSLDELRVETEIPQRYQPFVSQVDQFTVRTAQGEQLKPTEFSLFSYADPQSHTFKTRLELPEKTAALVPGMWVKTEFNYGQREVLVVPNSAVLRRAELSAVYRVNNGQRALNPVRLGQNYGDYVEVLSGLEQGDVVATRAVTAKGE from the coding sequence ATGAAAGCGTTAAGTTGGAGTATCGCACTGGTGCTCGCCAGTTCGGGCTATGCTCAAAATCAAGACAGTAACGAACTGTTTACCGTGAAAACAGAGTCGATCTCGCAGGTGGTCGAATTAGATGGCGTTGTGCAACCTGTCAATCAGGGTTCTTTAGCGGCGCAAACCTCGGGACGAGTGGTTAGCTTATATGTCGATGTCAATGACTATGTCAAGAAAGGCCAAGTGCTGCTAGAAATCAGTGCGGTTCAACAATCGGCTTCGCTTGATGCGGCTAAAGCTCAATTGGCGAGCGCCAATGCGCAAAACCGTGAAGCGCAAGCGCAGCTAAACCGCTATCGCCAACTTTTTCCCAAAGGGGCGATTTCCAAAGATCAAATGGACAGTGCCGAAGCGCGCGCGCGCAGTGCGGATGCCGCAGTGAAATCGGCACAAGCTGCGGTGGAGCAAGCCAAAGAGTCTTTGGGTTACACTAATATCACCGCACCTTATGATGGCATTGTTACCAAGCGCATGGTGGAATTGGGTGAAACCGTTGCACCGGGTACGCCACTGCTTAGTGGTTTTTCGCTCGATGAACTGCGAGTGGAAACGGAAATTCCTCAGCGCTATCAACCTTTTGTTTCTCAAGTCGATCAATTTACTGTGCGTACCGCGCAAGGTGAGCAACTCAAGCCAACAGAATTTAGTTTGTTTAGCTATGCCGATCCGCAATCACATACCTTCAAAACTCGGCTTGAGCTGCCGGAGAAAACTGCTGCACTTGTCCCTGGTATGTGGGTAAAAACCGAATTCAATTATGGTCAACGAGAAGTCTTAGTGGTTCCAAACAGCGCCGTTTTGCGCCGTGCCGAATTGAGTGCCGTGTACCGAGTGAATAACGGCCAACGTGCACTTAACCCAGTCCGTTTGGGGCAAAATTATGGCGACTACGTTGAAGTGCTTTCTGGCCTTGAACAAGGTGATGTGGTTGCTACACGAGCAGTAACAGCAAAAGGTGAATGA
- a CDS encoding YeeE/YedE family protein — MHNVLFRVTSLVAGLLFGLGMVVSGMADPAKVIGFLDVAGAWDPSLMFVMGGALVVFMPAYFLLIKPKAKPVNAKVFCLANNTKIDRRLISGSVIFGLGWGLVGICPGPIVSSLALGNLGAWVFFPAMMLGLGVTNLLICIKNRKEIQTQTA, encoded by the coding sequence TTTCGTGTGACTTCACTCGTCGCTGGTCTGTTATTTGGCTTAGGAATGGTGGTATCTGGCATGGCGGATCCCGCAAAAGTGATCGGGTTTCTGGATGTGGCAGGAGCTTGGGATCCCAGTTTGATGTTTGTGATGGGCGGCGCGTTAGTGGTCTTCATGCCTGCTTATTTCTTGCTGATCAAACCGAAAGCCAAGCCAGTTAATGCCAAAGTGTTTTGTTTGGCCAATAACACCAAGATTGATCGTCGCTTGATCTCAGGATCTGTGATCTTCGGTTTAGGGTGGGGATTGGTTGGCATCTGTCCGGGGCCGATTGTTTCCAGCTTAGCGTTAGGGAATTTAGGGGCATGGGTCTTTTTTCCCGCAATGATGCTTGGCTTAGGTGTTACTAATTTATTGATCTGTATTAAAAATCGTAAAGAAATTCAGACACAAACTGCCTAA